The Gemmatimonadota bacterium DNA segment GTGCGGCTGAACATCTACCCGGACGGCGGCGTGGCGCGGCTGCGCGTGTTCGGAGCGCCGGGCGCATGAGCGAGACCGGCGTGCGCGCCCTGAACGCCTTGCCGCCGGACGCCGCGGAGGAGCGGCTGCTCTCCTGCTGTGGCTCGCGCGCGTGGGCGCGGGCCATGACGGGGGCGCGCCCGTTCCGGGACGCGGCGCACCTGGCCGAGGCGGCGGACGCGCTGTGGTGGGGGCTGACGCCGCGGGACTGGCTGGAGGCGTTCGCGGCGCACCCGCGCATCGGCGAGCACGCCGGCGACGACGGGCGCGCCGCGGCGTGGTCGCGCGCCGAGCAGGAAGGCGCGGCGGGCGCCCCCGACGAGACCACGCGCGCGATCGAGGCGGGCAACCGGAGCTACGAGGAGCGCTTCGGCCACGTGTTTCTGATCCGCGCGGCGGGGCGCAGCGCGGTCGACATGCTGTCCGCGCTCACCGCGCGCATGTCCAACGACCCCGAGACCGAGCTGCGGGTGGCCGCGGCGCAGCAGGCCGAGATCACGCGGCTGCGGCTGGCCAAGCTGCTGGAGGAGTGACGATGGCGGGAATCAGCACGCACGTACTGGACACCGCGACGGGGCTGCCGGCGGCGGGCGTCGCGGTGCGGCT contains these protein-coding regions:
- the uraD gene encoding 2-oxo-4-hydroxy-4-carboxy-5-ureidoimidazoline decarboxylase gives rise to the protein MSETGVRALNALPPDAAEERLLSCCGSRAWARAMTGARPFRDAAHLAEAADALWWGLTPRDWLEAFAAHPRIGEHAGDDGRAAAWSRAEQEGAAGAPDETTRAIEAGNRSYEERFGHVFLIRAAGRSAVDMLSALTARMSNDPETELRVAAAQQAEITRLRLAKLLEE